The window AACGTCTTCCTCATCTCTCTGACCATCCTCACCATCACGGCCGTCAACGTGGAGCGCTACTTCTACATTGTCCACCCAATGCGCTACGAGGTCAAGATGACCATCAACCTCGCCGTCGGCGTCATGCTCCTGATCTGGGTGAAGTCGGCCCTCTTGGCTCTGGTCTCCGTTTTTGGGTGGCCGGCTTACGGGCACCAGAGCTCCATCGCCGCAGCCCACTGCTCGCTTCACGCCAGCCACAGCCGCCTGCGAGGCGTGTTCGCCGTGCTCTTCACCGTGGTCTGTTTCCTGCTCCCCGCGGTGGTCATACTGGCCGTCTACTGCGCCGTCTACAAGGTGGCTCGCTCTGCCGCCCTGCAGCTGGTCCCCACCGTGCCCGCCTGGGCCAACGCCAACCTCGCCAAGAACCGCTCGGACTCCATCAACAGCCAGACCACCATGATTGGCGCCGCCCACAGTCTGCCCCAGCGTCTGTCTCCAGAGAGGGCCTTCAGCGGGGGCAAGGCCGCCCTCACCTTGGTCTTCATCGTGGGTCAGTTCTTGCTGTGCTGGCTGCCCTTTTTCATCTTCCACCTGCACATGTCTCTGACTGGCTCCCTGCAGAGCCCGGGggacctggaggaggtggtgaccTGGCTGGCCTACTCCTCCTTTGCAGTCAATCCCTTCTTCTACGGGCTTTTGAACAGGCAAATCAGAGAACAGCTGGTGAAGTTTCACCGCTGCTGCTCCACGCAGGCCACAGAGATCGGGGCATCCAGCCACGAGGGTTCCCTGCAGGAAAACCTCCTCCAGTTTTTCCAGAGAAGCAGCAAATCAACAGAAGCCCCATCAGGCTGTGTTGGGTCCCACCCCCAAAACACAGCGGACCGAAGTGTAAAGGTGCCCAGACTAGTCCCTGTGGAACACACATCACAGTGATGGACACATGTCAGTTTTATCTTCTCATTTCATCCGATGGTGCTACAGTCTAACAAAAacttctgaaaatgttccttGGGTACATCATTCAACGTTTCTTTTTGCTACATTTAAATGAGTCCCTGCTAAAGTCTGAGTTTGTCACCTAAAGGTGGCCGCCTCATGAAGCATCTCCTTTGAGGAAACTCGTACCCagtgatatatatttttatgaaaCCCCGGCAATTAAAAAGTCAATGTTTCTGTTCCAAAATCCATCCAGCAGATTTTCAATTATTGTCCAAAGGTTAAATATTTGTCTCCTTCCTGAGACACCTGGGTGACAGATATGTTGATAGAGGCCAGATGCCTTTTGAGCATGTTGTTATAGGGACTGAGTGAGACTGTGACCTGCATAGCAACAAGAACCTTACAGagagatgcacacacacacacacacacacacacacacacacatacacacacacacacacatacacaaatctCATACTTAATGGGGCCTCATACATTTGGCGATTAATTAATAAGTAGACAAAATAAATCTTGTCCAGAGGACAATCGTAAATCAGGCCTGTCTGGGAGGtgtgtcctgttgttgtggACCTTTGACTTCTTTGGTGGATATTTTGGTGGGACTAccacttttttatttattttttactgtgcACCCCCTATTTAATTGCAAAACTGGAAATTTAAATCTGGAGTTTTCTACAAAGTATCGTGCCAGGATGTCCTCATTATTGAAAGTTTTGTTAGCAGATGAACTGGGAACTCAGGGAAGACTTTTTTGATGTTGTCAGAGGTGCGACCCAATAAACGTATTAAATCTAGAGTTCAAATCCCGCCTCTGCATCGTCACAGGCAGCCGCCACCGGCATTTTAGAGGAAGATGGAAGATGGTGACCAAGAGAGGGCGCTAAATACCAGTAGCTTCCCCTCCATCATTGATTGGATTCTGGAGACCTCAGACAATACAAAAGTAAGCTGAAGCACTTAAGAACAATGTTTAACCAAACCTGTACtgttaataaaaatgtaaaacatgttttacaagatttttctgatagaattaaaaaaaaaagaagtatttATCATTGTATTGATTGTGCATATTTGGGATGTCAACCTCAAAGCAAGCGCACATTTTGGGTTAATAAAACCGGATTTCACAATAACGCCTGTTTTTGATGAGTCAGCAGGAGGTGTGCGTGTTTCTCGTTCCATTTAACGCTTGTTTTTACGCACCCatacaaaataacacaaatttTCAATTACAATTACATTATCCATGGCATTGATTGCTATTTGGGCATATTTATAAGTGCATTTGAGCATCTGGACATGTAATATTGGTAGTTATGAATAAATTCTTATCATTTCATTCATTCTTCAACATGTCAGTTGTATGACTTTTGTGTCCGACGTAATTTTGACAGTCGCAATGTCCCGTCATATAAATCACGCctaatgaataaatgtattaagAGATGCAGATGCATATGACAAACATGATTACgtgttttaaatttgatttttaaaggcTGTAATGCTGTTAGGGCTTCCGTAACCGGGTCGTGACTTTATTACTGATTTCTGTCTGGTTCCTGGTTTATGCTCTCTCTCATCTTCAAATACATTCTGAGAAATGTATTTAGATGTATCGCATTTTGATGGAGGATGGTCATGATGCGTGGACCCTATTGCCACCAATGTGCTGGCCGGCAGCTCATCTTTGCTTCTGCAATATTGAAGAGGCGGAGGTTTTGTGTATCAGGCCAGTAAAGGAGAGGGTTTAACCGTAAACCATCCTCCTCCCCCATTGTGATCCTCTCCTGTAGGGTCCAAGGATGCCACTACAGCAGCCAAATAGATGAGAAAGCTCGATAAAATACAGATTAAATGggaaaccaaccaaccaacacCAGAGAGGATGAGGTGTTTGAAGTCTGAATTCCTGACTCCAGGGCCGACCTTAGCCTTCTTCGCAACCTAGACAAATTTGCTCAACTGTGTAATAAGAAAAAtattcaaagtaaaaaagaggagaggagaggagaggagaggagaggagaggagaggagaggagaggagaggagaggagaggagaggagaggagaggagaggagagacggggagaggagaggagaggagaggagaggagaggagaggagaggagaggagagacggggagaggagaggggaggggagaggagaggagaggagaggagaggagaggagaggagaggagaggagaggagaggagaggagaggagaggagaggagaggagaggagaggagaggatgggagaggagaggaagggtggACAACGGCCTATAACTTGCTAACACgtcgggatccagtgatggttttttaagcaatggtttaatcactgccacgtTGTAGGACCgaggtacataacctgtcaataaagaacaattgatctggtctaGAATAGAACTGCCTAtaattggtaaaacatccttcaacaggtgtgttgggctGGGATCTAAAAGCGTGATGGACCTGTATTTCTGAATTAgtgaagacgcctcagaaaaatatacagGGCTGAAGAAGTTTAAGAAGTTTAAGTGCTCAGAGACCCCGTATGTTCCCACAGACGGCACAACTGGTGATGGTCTGATACAAGAATTTAGGAAACATTTGCTAGCAAATAATGTTGGTAAATTGACTAAAAGATTCCAGAAGTAAAAGGcaggatgttttttttacatattcatGTAACATTGTGACAGAAAAATGTGTTAATTACTAATAGGATTAAACCAAAATGTGTCTCAATTTAGTCATATTGAGATCAGTAATATTACTGCAGCTGAAGCATTCGATTACAGACCTCACCTGCCTGGTTCCCAGGGGTCAGGTGGTGTCTTTgatgtggtggaggtggtgtcTTTGATGTGGTGGAGGCGGTGCCCACTCCAAGATGCCGGAGGCTCACTCTGACATGTATTCAAACATACAGTACATCCACACTATACATATGTTTCTCCTTTCCTTATTTCTGTACAAACAATAAAGCTGTAGGAcgtacatccactacaggccctacatacaccacacatacatccactacaggccctacatacaccacacatacatccactacaggccctacatacaccacacatacatccactacaggccctacatacaccacacatacatccactacaggccctacatacaccacacatacatccactacaggccctacatacaccacacatacatccactacaggccctacatacaccacacatacatccactacaggccctacatacaccacacatacatccactacaggccctaaaATACATCACTACAGGCCcatacatacaccacacatacatccactacaggccctacatacaccacacattacatccactacaggccctacatacaccacacatacatctactacaggccctacatacaccacacatacatcctactacaggccctacatacaccacacatacatctaCTACAGGCCCTaaatacaccacacatacatcacTCCagggccctacatacaccacacatacatccactacaggcccctACATAACCACactacatccactacaggccctacatacaccacacatacatccactacaggccctacatacaccacacatacatctactacaggccctacatacaccacacatacatccactacaggccctacatacaccacacataatCCACTCccggccctacatacaccacacattaCATCCACTaccaggccctacatacaccacacatactccactacaggccctacatcacccacacatacatccactacaggccctacatacaccacacatacatccacacaggccctacatacaccacacatacatccactacaggccctacatacaccacacatacatccagtacaggccctacatacaccacacatacatccactacaggccctacatacaccacacatacatctactacaggccctacatacaccacacatacatccactccaggccctacatacaccacacatacatccactacaggcccctacatacaccacacatacatccactccaggccctacatacaccacacatacatccactacaggccccctacatacaccacacatacatccactacaggccctacatacaccacacatacatccaactacaggccctacatacaccacacatacatccactacaggccctacatacaccacacatacatccactacaggccctacatacaccacacatacatccactacaggccctacatacaccacacatacatccactacaggcccctacatacaccacacatacatcactacaggccctacatacaccacacatacatctactacaggccctacatacaccacacatacatccactacaggccctacatacaccacacatacatccactacaggccctacatacaccacacatacatccactccaggccctacatacaccacacatacatccactacaggccctacatacaccacacatacatccactccAGGCCCTACAGGCCCTAATGTTATCTTTATATTTTGACTATATTTGACTCCTCCTCAGCCTTTCTTCTTTTGCAGAGTGGTGCGGTCTTCGTTGTCCATTTCATGATGGATAAAGTTGTAAATAAAGTCACCAGTCCTCCTCTGACTGATCGCTTGTCCGCTGACTTTAAATGTGCCCCCACGTCATGTGACATGATACAgttattttgtgagttttttcatgtttttatttctttttaaggcAGAAACGTACAAGTGTTTTTCTCTGTTACATTCACACTAAATTAATAAAGCCAACTGAAGGTTGGAGTCGTAGAAATAGAGGCAGTTTCCTTCACTTCTTGCCTCTTTTCTTCTCACTGGATGATTTCTGGAACATCCTTTTCTTGTGTTTAGCAAGCATCgcctgctgctgcatcactgGACACTGTGGGATCAAGTACAAAATCAGAAAGCCATCATGGCAACGGCGTGTGATCACACTGTTGGGACTGGATTTGGGATTCTCCCACTCGTCTGAAAGTTCACTCACCCAGCCGGAAGTGCTCTTGAGGTTCCACAGAGGCCGCACAGTGTACACCTTTTGGGACAGCGACGGAAGCCGGGCTCTGCTGTAGTGACCAGACACCTCTGTGTCACGATTGTCACCTGACTCCAGAGTTCTGTGGGGGAAAATTGTTAATAATGTGACTACTGCTTTTAACTGTGCAACCTCTGAAGGCCACTTGCCCTGGGTCCTCTCTCCATGAATTCACTGGGTTTGGGGGAGGGGTTTCTTCCACTGAactgcagacaaagaaaagaatcaaTTTGTTAAAGATGTCGTCAATTTTTGAGTGGACAGTCAGTGAACTGGTCTAGTAACCTGTCCGGTTGACTTTGAGGCTGCACATCTCTCCTCCTACTTTTCTCTCTCCGCAGCTCCCTATCTTCCAGTGACTGGCCGAACATTTCAATCACCCACTTatctggacaaagacaagaaaaggCCGTCAGCTCACACTTCTGCGTGGTTCACCACATTTTTTTGTCTCCTGGTCAAGTGTGTTTCTCACTGATGAGTTGCCTAATGACAGTTTTGTTGGCTTGGGTCTCATCGGGGTGACTCAGCAAGATGCCGACAGTGTGTCTGATGCCGCTGTGCATCAGAAGATAAGGGTCCGAGATGGGCAGCTGCGAGGAagaaagacacagagagaaTTCAGGCTGATGTGACGAGGGCCCGGCCTCTCCTGACCGACACTTACCTCTGCCAGAAGATTCAGCAGCCTCACCCGGATCGGCAGTGCTGGGAGGCACCCGTCATGGAGAGGGCTGATCCACTTTTTGATCTCTGTTAACAGGCCATACTTGATGAAGGTCTCAACAAAGTTTGATCTGGGGGAGAACCAGTCCACAATTCATTTGTCTTCTCAGTGCTACAGCTCAAATATCAGGAGCTACAGGCTGAAAGCAACATCTTCATACTTCTTGATGAGTTCCAAGACTTGCGGAAGCAGGCACAGTTTTCTCACTGCTGGCTTTCTCTGGCTGTTCAGTATCCGGTCCTCCTGTCAAGCAAACATGGGGGTTAAAGAGGGCAAAGGTGCAGGTTGGGGTTGTGAAGGGGAAAATGCTGGGAGAGAATGAAATGGGACAAACCTCAAGGGCCACCTTCATCCTGCTGATCATGTTAAGTACAACTTTATCTCTGGGGAGGGCGGGagtcttgctgctgctgctgctgctgctgctgctgctgctgctgctgctgctgagtagGGTGGAACTCCAGTATTACTGCTAGCAGCAGGCCAGCTTAGTTTATGCTCTGTTTGCAGCTTTTTAATACTTACTGCCCCTTGTTCCTTGACCTCtggtctcttctcttctctaaaaacaagcaaaatggGGTTTGTGGGATCAGAATTGTTTGTGTTGATATTTTTCCAGAGGTTAAACGTGGTCCAATTCTAAATGTAACTAAGCGTAACTTCAAactgatataaataaagaaagcCTCTTGTTCATTGGTGCTTTTCTTtgcatgtctttttttaatgcaaaataAATATTGGATGTTTCCTGATTGTTATAAGCTTACTTATTggaacctcctcctcttcatcctcactcTCAGGAAAACAgatcctctttctcttcactgTGGCCAGAAGAAGACATAAAACAGGCCAAGATTTAATCATATCTTGAATAGTTTTGGCTCATACTCATTTGTAATTTATCCTGATGAAGAACTCACATGGTTGAACcacctcctcatcttcattGTCTGAGCAGACAGTGTTATGCTTCTCTGCAGAACAAATATGTGTTGAATATGCATTGTAAATGTCTTCATTATTTCCTTTCATTGTCTGAATATAgttgatttgaaaataattgTAATTTCTATGAGCGTAACATTAATTAAGACCGTCGCTCAATTGCTCACCTGGCAAATCCATGTTGTCTTCCTCTCAATTTATAAATGAACTGACGTGATGGTTTGAACATTCATTCTTAAGTCTTTGAACTGTCTTTCATGTTGTTTAACTGGCTTTCATCACATTGGCTTTGATATCAAGGGATTTTAAACCTTGATCTTTTAAGGCTTTTATGAAATGCACTGACATCATTGCAACAGTCAGGAACTAAGTAATAATTCTGTGCTCATAGGTGTATGTGTTAGAATCTAGCCCAACATTAAAAGAGAACTACTCAGGCGCCGTGGGTCACACACCAAGACGTGCGGATAGGCGAGATTTGATCTGTGGTTTGAAAACCATGACGACTACGTTCTCtgaaaaatcccccaaaagaCTTCAAAAAGCCTCTATTCTAACACCCAGAAAAAAtggcttttattcttttaataaTTTATCTTTCTGTATAATGCAATTTGATTGTAGTACCGACCACAGAATCACTGGCTCTGACTTTTCTTTGGGGGTTTCCAAAATAGGGGTTTCCTATACAATAAGCCCAAATACAATAACATAAGTAAAGGACTGGGGAGTTTAGGCATTCAGAGAGGATGATCACACCATTATGAGGACAGGGATGGGGCGCACAGTCACAATTTCTATGAAATTGTGTAGTTAAATAGTTATTCTATAGTATATAGTTATAATTAGAATGAAAACATTGTTGAATAATCACCAATATGGCTTTAACacactcattttatttttttaattcctcaTCATCATTAAAAATTATTATGCTTCTAATAAATCTTCTCATAGGAGTCAAATGTTTAAACTTTCATGTTTGAAGCAACAGATGAGAATAACAATGGTttagcatccagcagtgtcagAGAGGCTCTGtaaaccctccccccccaccctccggTGGGGAGGTGGAGAACAATGCACACAcgcttgctctctctctctctctctctctctctctctctctctctctccctccctcactcactcactcactcactctctcactcactctctcgctcactcactcactctctcactcactctctcgctcactcactcactcactcactcactcactcactcactcactcactctctctctctcgttcactcactcactcactcactcactcactcactcactcactcactctctctctctctcgttcactcactcactcactcactcactcactcactcactcactcactcactccctcgctctctctctctctctctctctctcactcactcactcactcactccctcgctcactctctctctctctctctctcgctcactcactcactcactcactcactcatggCTGTACCCTTAAATGTGAGATTTATTGGCATCACTGTAAGCTTTAGTGTTTGGAATCTGATTTAACACTACATTTACCAAGAAAGTTAGTTTTCtataaaagaaataaacctCTGTTTTGTTGAGTTTTGTTGCTTGTGGGaagaggcagggaggaggaaatAGAGCCGGAGAGGCTGGATCAATGAAGTCCAGGTGAGCGAGAAACTGCTggagcagagaccagaggtGATGATGCAGAGAGCGGAGGCCCCCAGAGATCAAACCTGCAACCCCTGCTCTACACCACAAAAGTTGTCTGGTGAACTCTCTAAAATAAGCAGCTACAAACTTTAGAGGGTTGTTTTAATCCCACATTTCCATCCTTGTCTTCGAGAAGTGACGTCAATGTACATCAGCACGACGATGGTATTCTCCCTGTTTTTCTGATCCAGGGTTTTGCAGGAACATTCCATCACACATGGGTGGAGACCCAGATCAGAAGACATACATATCTTATATtgaactgattttaaaaaaaacaaaaaaaacagagaccTGTATGCTGAGGTCATGAAACAATAAAGCATGtttgtgaatattttatttactcTCTGAATGGAGCTTATTATAAATCATACACACAGGACCTTTgaacgtacacacacacacacacacagacacacactcagctaCTCGTATTTTCAAAGCCATCCAGGTTATTGAAATCCATACCAACACGTTCTATATGGCCCTATATATAGTCCGAGGACTCAGTGTGTCAgtcaacaggaagctgaatgCAGGAGCGGCTGCAGCCTCACTGACAGCACTGACACTCACAGAAGTATGGCTGCTGAGGCTCCACTGAGCTATTTCTGTCCTCCTATGTCTGTGCCTAACTGGCCTTCTCTCGCTCCACCGCCACACCAAAAATACTCCTGTAATTAGTTTGGCTCTGAAGCCCGTGCTCTCTGCtccggtcccccccccccccccacttctcccACACTCCCTGCTGGTCGATCCATCTGCCAAACTCTCACTTCCTGCGCTTTTCTGACGCTGCGCTGATTGAGAGATAAGGTGGTTGACCTGAGTCTCCCTTTCCCTCGCTGGGGGTTTGTTTATCGAGCATGCAGATATGCTGCATAAAGTTTTGACATGTAACAGCAACTGTGTTGCTCAGGAAAGACTGAATCAGGGTTA is drawn from Takifugu rubripes chromosome 19, fTakRub1.2, whole genome shotgun sequence and contains these coding sequences:
- the LOC101064874 gene encoding probable G-protein coupled receptor encodes the protein MMAVRPAPVLAGLPNLTTTVWTTNPTVPADVGVVTSSQSQIKDLFGLFCMVTLNLIALLSNTGVMVAIARAPHLKRFAFVCHLCGVDLLCAILLMPLGIISSSPFFSTVAFTVLECQVYIFLNVFLISLTILTITAVNVERYFYIVHPMRYEVKMTINLAVGVMLLIWVKSALLALVSVFGWPAYGHQSSIAAAHCSLHASHSRLRGVFAVLFTVVCFLLPAVVILAVYCAVYKVARSAALQLVPTVPAWANANLAKNRSDSINSQTTMIGAAHSLPQRLSPERAFSGGKAALTLVFIVGQFLLCWLPFFIFHLHMSLTGSLQSPGDLEEVVTWLAYSSFAVNPFFYGLLNRQIREQLVKFHRCCSTQATEIGASSHEGSLQENLLQFFQRSSKSTEAPSGCVGSHPQNTADRSVKVPRLVPVEHTSQ
- the LOC115246795 gene encoding protein IWS1 homolog, producing MISRMKVALEEDRILNSQRKPAVRKLCLLPQVLELIKKSNFVETFIKYGLLTEIKKWISPLHDGCLPALPIRVRLLNLLAELPISDPYLLMHSGIRHTVGILLSHPDETQANKTVIRQLINKWVIEMFGQSLEDRELRREKSRRRDVQPQSQPDSSVEETPPPNPVNSWREDPGTLESGDNRDTEVSGHYSRARLPSLSQKVYTVRPLWNLKSTSGWCPVMQQQAMLAKHKKRMFQKSSSEKKRGKK